The DNA region gttttaaaaatggaaagaaaataaataaataaataaaaggttcaTTTATCGTAAGCaacaatttaaaactaaaaagtttaatttagctttaatttaaaCTCAAACTTTGGTAAAACTTTTTGGTGAAACTCCAGATAATTAGTAAATGTGATATGTATAACGTGAGACAAGCAATAAATAATGTATTGCTTGTTTATACATATTAAATGCTGAAATGAACAAACTAAAAGCAATAAATGCAGCTGAAGTAATGTttatgttagttcatgttagctaaAGTAGGAGCaggggtgtaaagtaacaaattacaaatactcaaactactgtaatttcccttgagtgcatttttagtgcagcatcagtacttttactccactactttccttcaacatgCAGTctctattttttcttgtctacggGGATTAGAAAATTCAGTTCTGTgaatcctgtccaatcaaatcacacatagaagataAATCCCATCATAATGAATTACCTCAACACATGGGCGAttaataattgcagcaaactgtttgaaagcatcaagtgtccaagaaaatgtccaaaatctttacacgcaatgacccagagaatGTTTAGATGGATGTCACTGATGAGAGGATGACAGATGAAGAGGGGTCtcgatgcagacctggtgcagagcAATCTGAGCTACATGCAaggctttttaatgtgctcacctaaccccacctctaaccctgcCCCTCaaagtgacatcactagctccattaagcgaattgtgtctgacattgcatctctgagatatgcaATCTCAGTTTGCACCATCAACGCTGCATCCAGATATTACTGGAGAGACGTTTACTGTATGTTGACTGAAATGGTCTTACCAACACCctgcaggcacaagacatcaatatgatgtcagattgacgttgtaccccaacgttgtggggatgttgcattttgtttgaaaatgaaaatcaagttgactccagaacccaatgtcaggctgatatcaatgtccaacctaaaatcaacatctaatgatgttacagcttgacgttgtatggacgttaccactatgacgtctatcagatgttggattttggttggtattcctgatgaataaatgtcagtatttgatgtcaatatagcGTTGTTTTAAGATGTcgactcgacgttggattttggttagtttcttacacaatctaaaatcaacgcCATTTGATGTCTTTATTGGACAACAAAATAAGGTTTTCCCAAGACACTGGCAAGACTTTTGGTCAcgttgacatcacaacctaaatcaaaCCTAAAACTactgtcttatgacattgtgtgcctgctgggcaataactgaatgcactacagaatgttacatttaaacacatccacaaattacatgtaaatgcatcagctttttacagcgtaatactcactacccgagtacttttgaaagggctactttttactcacactttgagtaatattcacaacTAGTACTTTTACTCACacaacatttttaggcaagtaatggtactttacaTAAGTACgattttttcagtactctttccccACTGTGTAGGACCCTTtgaaattccttttttttttttgctttcacatTTCATAACTTTTTAGTGagttttatttccatttttttctaaaatgaaatCTTAATGATTTCTATTTCATTTAAATCATGAAGCttgttcaacttaattttaaTAGAGTTTAATAACTAAGAAAAAAGTTGAATTTATGTATTATACCTGTTAAAATTCCTTTCAAAGTACATGCATTTTACATTATGACAAAATCAAGACAATTGAATCCCTGACCTGGATCATCTGCTGGATTTTTGACTGCAGCTTTGAATCCTGGATCACCTTACGAAGGCCATCCAATGTGCGTTTGTTTATGATTAGTCTCTCTTTCTGCTGATCACTCGCCACAGTcggttttgttttttgcaagcaAATTTGGATATAAGAGGTGATGCCAAACTCTTTTCTCAGTTCACGGTCACTCTTGGGCTGATGACTTGGAACAGCATTTTTAAAAGCCTGGGAGAGAAGAGGACATGAAACATGTCAGGCCTTCAACAGGTGACAGATCATTATTccagtaaaaacaaacatacatctaccgaaaaaatttaaaaaaccaCCTAAAATTTCTCACTGCATTTATTAGGAATGGATTGgagtacaatatttttttattcaataagaggTAACGGCCAATGCAAATCtcaaatgaaaatattgtcaAATGTTTCTTTAACTTGCTTTAAAAGAACAAATGTTTAGTTAGttgtgatttaaaatattttctataattttttattgcttttttaactattttaaagtTAAGACATTAATATCgtgttgtctaaaaattaatattaacaacatTACCATAAACTACATaacaaaaatgtgtaaattaCAACTTTCTTATGCTGgcaatcattcatttttaaactaaatataaactgtTTTACTCAAATTTTAATCTAGATAAATTCCCCAATAGCTGTGGATCATGGTGTTTTACCTTTTCAATGTTCTCAGTAGTTGGATTACAGAGGTTTTGGGGCTGTTCCAATACTCTGGCATATTCAATGACAACTGCATTATCTTGACATCTCGCTTCCGATGAACTTTCATTAACGACTTCTTTCTCTTCCTCTATATTCACACTTTCAGAAACAAAACTCAAGTTTTTGTCAGCCACGTCATTTTCCTTGACCAGCTCATCCATCATCACGTCACTCAGATTATCAATACCGCTATCACTATCCACTTCTGCATATGCCACATTTTCTCCTTTCTTCTGTGTAACAGATTTTCTTCTTTGCTCTGCATGTTCTTCACAAGCCTTCTGAGAGTCTGAACTTGCTGCTTTTGCACTCGTCTTTGGTGGAATATATGAAACAAATATAACATTGGATTCTTCATCGCTCTCATCTGCCTCTGTTTGACTGGCAGTAGGCAGATTCCCCGGAGCTCCTCCCAGACATGTGGACGTCTCTTCGTCGTCATCATCACAGAGGTCAATGACTTCACTTACGCTTGGTTTGGGGTCTGGTTTAGAAGAGGTTGATGCTAGTGCAGAGCTGGCTGGGAGAGCAGGAGAGATGCTCAGAATCCCTCGTTTCTCTCCTTCGCAGATCAACACATCCTTAGCAATTTCCGAATTCTTCCTGGCCACAAAGTAGACCTTCCCATTGCACATGACTAGCGCATTGTCTTTGCCCGGGGTGATTTTTTCTAGGATGGTTTGAGGAACTGTGGGTTTGCTTGCTGCGATTTCATTTGAGTTGACATGTGTGACTGTTTTTACGCTGTCAGAGTTTACATTCTGTGATGAAACGGGTATAAGGCAACGAGCAGATGCGCCAGTTCCCTCTTGGATGACCCATTTAATGGGAGTATTCACTTCATTGGTTTTAGGAACACAAACAGGATTTTGCAGGTTTGTAGGGGGATTTAGAGAGAGGGTCTTTTGTACTTGACTCTGCTTTGGGAGCGAAACTACTTGCTGGTTAGAATTTAGCCTCACTGAATTTACAGGGGAAACAAGCACGACAGTTGGTGGAGTTTTGTCAGGGTTTGAGATGTTATTCACAGAGTTCAATATGCGACATTTGATGGACTGCGGGAGTGCAGTTGCTGGCATTGTTCTTACTTTTGCATTTGGAGGGATCTCCAGGAAATGACCGTTTGGGAGAACGGGCGACTTTATGGTTACAGGCAACGTTTGGACCGCTGTCATGCTCTTTGGACTGGGTTGAGGAGATaactggactgtatactgggatACCGAGTGTGCTGAAGGAGAAATGTGCACTTGCTTTGGATTGTGAATGATGAGGTTATTTGTTCCACCTTGTTGAGTTCGGACCAGGTTAGATAAAGTTCTGACCTCTGGTGAGGTTTTAAGGACATAACGTCCATCTGCTGTGGCCTGAAGGGAAGGAAGTCGAGGCTGGGTTTGAGATGTCGAGGCATTGGGGGGATGAACAGGCTTTGCATAGGCTTTCAGCTGTAGATCTACATTATCTCTATACGAGTTAAGAGAGGTCGGATAAAACTGTCCGTTCACTTTCTGTACAGGGATCAACTTCATGACATTTTTCCCGTCTGGTCCCACTGCAGGCATTGCTTGGTAGTAGACTCCAGTTCCACTAAAAGATGAGAAAATGTGTCAatttagatataaaaaaaactaaccaaGACTAAAAAGACCACACACTATTACATTTATagaaagaaattaatatttgaaaGACTGACCAAAAATGACATTAACCTTTTTGCTAGGTAGCACTGGTGCTCTTAACATCAAAAATGTAGGCACACCAACCGAAATTTAAGCGCTCCGACCAAAAAtgatgagcaccgttactacaagctGTATACAACAGACTTATTGCATaagaaatcaacactaatcaaaactAACACACCAAAAATTCTGTATGcgctgcttgacatgaatgagtTAACGATAATAACTGTGCTGTGTTCTTacgggtggtgtctgatatttCACAGATaatattgacatataacttattatttgcatatgtcaTCTTAAAAGCAATaacagtcttttcatgagctgcaatattagtttaattTCAATGCATGCAAGCTCTTCTGCGATGGTGTAGTCCgcagtgttaaattttacatatagcagCCAACTGCACGGCTGCATAGCAGGATTTTGTTTactgcaagttgacatgacaacaaCTGTTTTTAACCTTTCCCCGAGTGCTGCATTTGGAattttttaggtgcaaagatgcattctgcgtgaatgtctcctaaatctgtgCATGCTGTGAACATTTTCCAGTGGAAACAGGTCGCACAGCAAtaatttatgcactcgcacaaatgctacgaaatattttgaggtcgcatagataataTTTTGGGTGCACATGCTACCAAACCGATCACAATTTCAAGCCCTGAAACATTTCAGTGCTgatttttaaattgaataaatgctgttttttttctattcataaaaggtattaattataattaataataatttataatttaaaaaaaaaattttcagaaCAACCCCTTCCCCAACAATTGAACCTCTTAAAGATgcagaaataaataatacaaaaaataagtaaataaaaagtactGCCATCATAAATACTTTTCAGGGGATACATTTGTACATCAAGTCACATTGTGTTACATTGTAGTTACCAAAGATAGCATTGGTTAGTGGTTAATTAACCTCTAAATGTACATATCTAAAGATGATGTAATACTTTTCCACCTCttcagaaaaatatcagtcttCATTTGTACAAGCAGTTATTTTTTCCATTACATAGACCTGTTTCAGGTTTgaatccactgagccaccttCTAAGAACTTCTTCCATACAATGTAATGTTATATTTGCAACCAGTGATAATATCCTTAGTacaaatcttgttttttgttttttaaagatgtcAGTATAAACCAGGGCTGCactagtcacatcgcaagatatgcaatgtagAGCCTAAATTAGGCATGGGACGTTAACCATTttacagcggtttggaaaagtcaaggttttaaaagcataaaaatttTCTGCATTACCGTTCtgaaggtatgtgtaagattttttatttacctcttttagaattattttttgttgttgttttttaggacaacagtatctcctgcagaaaaaaaatcaaagatgccattttaaataaatgaatcgttgacttctgctgtcctatgaatgatttagcctgacatgtttactgctccaaaacatttgaaatgtttcttaaaataaaatattctgtttaaaagggaaaaatgttttagttttttacccagacatttaaaaagaatatattttagagcagcaatTACAATACtgcgaaaccgtgatatttttatctatgGTTATTATACGAACAGAACCTTATACCAGCCCATGACTAGTCTGAATTATAATTGACCAGGAGCTAAAGAATTgtattcaattactgtatttatgcagaattatgcaaaaaaacaaatgtttttctaaattagcatttttgtcttgtttctagtccaaatacctacatttcaacacaaaacaagattattttacttgtccCACTGTcagacagtttagtttattttaagaaaaacatgaaaggtaaaaattaaagaaaattttaaaacaagacaatattttacctgatatgaaaatatttaagatatttaggctagaatgctggacaaaaagtaagaaaagcattatttgcaCTGTGatttttcaatttctgtacatGAATATTGTTAGACTTcacagaaaaccatcaaatagtgctattcagaCTATCTTATAAAACTATTCTTCATCGCAGAAAATTAAAATATcccaatatcagatttttccaatatcgtgcagccctaatataaacCAGGGTTGTGGATACTCGATCCTGGCAGGCCGGTGTCAGGCAGTTTAGTGCCAACAAGAACAAAACACATCTGCCTATGACTTTCTAGGCAGCAAGACACCGGTTAGCATGTTTAGGTGTGTTTATTTAGTTAGAGCAGGACAACATGGGTTATAATATTACTGTTTTCAGAGACATCTctcaaatgcaaaaacaaaaatcttaCTGACCCTCCATCaattgtgtttaatatttatgGCTTAACGTTACATTACATACAAACAGTTGTGCACCCGTCTCATTCTCAGTAACttaagatattaatattaatattaaaataatattcaattGATGAAAACGTGAAACTGTCATGTAAAATATAAGCTGCAAACATTAAACATATACTGGACATTTATCACATCCAACATGTGTCGATTTATGTACGCAGTTCAGTGAAATTGCTCTGGAGTTTTGACTgaaatgtctttttaaattttgtttggttttgcgcGTTTTCTGAGGTTATATACCCGCGCGCGACATTAAGACACCAAAACACTCGCCATTTTGGACGAGCTTACAACGACCGagcaaaaacacaaacatttcttCATGAATAACATCAGACAAAGAACTTATAAACTTACCCCTCCATCTCGACAATCCGTAGACATCACACCTCAAGAAAAACCTCGTGTTTTCTTCAGCGAACCGTTAGATTTTATCTATAACACTGAGCGAACGAAGCTCTCGACAGGAtacggaaacacacacacaccggaaatgcgttttcaaactaaaagacACACGAAACGTTTAGGAATGTGGGGGTAAACGCTATCCCAGTTAAAGAAAGACGCAAAGTTGTTATGAGTTAAAGTTAATAGTGAGGCAACCCTAGATGTTTGGTAAAGAGCTCTGGGATGCTCAGTCGACACTTTTATGTCAATCTGAGTATTATATCAGTCTGtattagaacaaaaaaaaaactattcaagcTTTTGCATAGTCTCCAAACAACCCCATCACGTAGATATAAGTTTAATCCAAATTCTTCTCCATTCTGTTTAAAGTGCAAAGTTGAAGAAGGTGATTTCATGCATTGTATTTGGAATTGTATACATATTAAAGGCTATTGGGTACAGATTTAGTTGGAGaataagtcattcattttcttttcggtttggTTCcattattaattaggggtcgccacagcagaatgaaccaccaacttatctagcgtaTGTTTtacgatgcccttccagccacaaatcaacactggcaaacacccaaacacactcgcacacggccaatttagcttattcaattcacaagtggagcacctggaggaaacatgcaaactccacacagaaatggcaactcgcccagcgaccttcttgctgtgaggcaattgtgctatccactgcgtcACCATGACGCTACTAggagacttatatatatatagtcttataTTTAATACAAGATGTGACTTTTGCTCTTATTTTTTGTTAGGTCTTGCTGATAATTATTTGAAAAGTGCAACAAACAGGAAGTTGTTAAACGTTCTTACCTATGCTGCCCTTAAGAATATATTTCTTAAATGGATATCTGATAAAACACAAACAAGATCAGACTGGCATAAAGTAATATTTGATCTTATGTCATTGGAATATATTACCCACTGGTCAAAAGGAAAATGTGACAATTTTGATCAGATCTGAACTCATTTCCTTGACTATGTAGGTCCCAGGATTTCgggtacatttttgcaaaatctTAATCACCATAACCCTTGGTTAATTTATGTATTCTTCCATTGTTAATGctttgtgtatttttatgttgtttttttttatcttcattaTGTGCTATGATTATGAGAAATTTGTTGGTTTTAATCTGTGGTCATTGTTCTGCTGTTTTGTTTCGTTAAAATAAAGGggaaaaatgaaaggaaaaaaacaaaaaaaaagtcaaataatcaAAGAACGAGAATAAATATAATACACATCTAAActggaatataaaaataaagatgggggaaggtatgacaaaaaaaaaaaaactgacagaaaGAAAAGAGCCAAGCGAATAAATGAGAAAATTGGTGagataaaataagcaaaaaactTAAAGCAAAATACATGAAAAACGGAAGATGCTGTACAAGCAGTGGTGTAgagtaaaaaattacaaatactcaaattactgtaattgaatagtttttctcaggatttgtaatttactaagtagttttaaaaatgtctacttttactttcccttgagtacatttttagtgcagtaactgtacttttactccactactttatttttacttgtctacAGGGATTAGAAAATTCAGTtctgtgatttctgtccaatcaaaccacacatagaaggtaaatcgcatcataatgaactacttcaagacatggtcgatttataattgcagcatactgttttgaagcattaaaagtgttaaaGAGGATGTCCAAAATCTGTACACGCTATGACCCAGAGAATGTTAAGATGCATTTCACTGATGAGaggatgacggatgtttactgtaagAAGACAGAAATGGCCTATAACACCCAGCAGGTACAAGATATCAACAGGACATCAGactgatgttgtaccccaatgttatgagtgttgcattttgtttggaaatgaaaatcgggctgacatcagaacccaacatcaggcgaACATCAATGTCTAACAGTCAACCTAAAATCAGGGGTCATcagtctcggtcctggagggctggtgtacctgcagggtttagctccaacttgcctcaacacacctgccttggtgtttcaagtatacttagtaaaacattgattagctagttcaggtgtgtcttTATCGGACATCAAAATAAGTTTTTGCTTAGACACAGGCTAGACTTGAATTTgtgtcacctgacatcacaacctaaatctaacctaataataacatctaatgacattgtgtgcctgctgggcaataactaaacaCACTTTACGTTTCCACACATCCACAAATGATATGCAAATGCATCAAGTTTTCACAGCGAAATACTCACTACTctcgagtacttttgaaagggctactttttactcatacctTGAGTAATAatcacaacagatacttttactctacttgcactacatttttaggcaagtaatggtactttagtatgatttcagtactctttccaccactgtgtaCAACATGCTAATCACATTtaggttttacattttaaacagaatattttaataaattagtttctaaaacaatacaatacaacatttCCTTTATATTTCAAGGTTTTTATTTTCCAActgttttttttcatattttgctcattttaaatttAGCATTTGGTAACGTGTAAGTGACAATTAAAACACATTTCCTGCTTGAGCAGCGATAAAGAAAACCGTACCTGCAGTAATACAGGATTATCACTGGATTTCCTGAGTGAAAAACACTGACAATAGCACCAaaagcattgtttatttatagaagcacatttttaaaactacatataaaacaaacacacaatcaaaacataaaaacggtattttagaaataaaaagttcTACTTTCCTTTTTCTACCCATGCAAAAAAATTACACCTGGCCTGAGGATTGGAGGCGTGACCCTGAGGACGAGCACATACAAAAAACTGCCGGCCTAAATTAGGTCCTGCTTTTTTCACCGTCCGTAAGACACAAGGCTCGTTGTGTGATTTACAAAGTGGTGGCTGAGGTGGCCCATGCAAAACCGATTTCCAAAAACCAGTGCATGGCCCTTTCTTACAGTCATTTGGCTTGTCCATGGATGTAGATTCTCCTTCCACTTCATCTTGATTTTCAGTCTCCATCTCCAGGAGCTTAGAGACATTCATATCATTCTGCAAATCACTGGGGCATATTTTTGAGTTGCTACCAGTACCCGGGCCATCCTGACAGGATTCTGCTTGTTTCTCTTTTGTAGGTATCAGCTGTGTTTGCTTAGGcttgaagaaagctaaaagaCTTCCTTTAGCATTACTTTCGGTTTTTGTTGTCTTGCTTTTTTTGgatttgtgtgcatttgtgtctTCTCTGTCTGTAGGTCTCTTCTTTCCTACATTTTGCTTCTGTACAACAGGATTCAGGTTTTCCCGGATTTCCCCAGCATCCTGTGATCCAGGCAGACTTTTTTCAGAGCCGTTAGAAATGTTCTGTTTCTCTGGAATTTTGACTAGGAAGCGTGAAAGTTTCTGCTGTCTGCCGATGAACTCTGGCATGTGACGTGTGCACACTGGTGGACATCTTGGGCTAGACTGAAGGGTACAGCTGAGCTGCGCCCAAACAGGACAGTGATCAGATCCCTCCACCTCTGGCATTATGTCCACACCAATAAAGAACGTCTTCACCAGAGAGTGGTTGGAGAAGATGTAGTCGATGCGTGTGCCATAGTTGGTCTGCCTTGCGCCCGTGAGTGTGGACCAACATGTGAAGGCATTCGAGCGCTTTGGGTGGAAATAGCGAAAAGAGTCAATGAACT from Danio rerio strain Tuebingen ecotype United States chromosome 8, GRCz12tu, whole genome shotgun sequence includes:
- the lrif1 gene encoding ligand-dependent nuclear receptor-interacting factor 1 isoform X1; its protein translation is MEGGTGVYYQAMPAVGPDGKNVMKLIPVQKVNGQFYPTSLNSYRDNVDLQLKAYAKPVHPPNASTSQTQPRLPSLQATADGRYVLKTSPEVRTLSNLVRTQQGGTNNLIIHNPKQVHISPSAHSVSQYTVQLSPQPSPKSMTAVQTLPVTIKSPVLPNGHFLEIPPNAKVRTMPATALPQSIKCRILNSVNNISNPDKTPPTVVLVSPVNSVRLNSNQQVVSLPKQSQVQKTLSLNPPTNLQNPVCVPKTNEVNTPIKWVIQEGTGASARCLIPVSSQNVNSDSVKTVTHVNSNEIAASKPTVPQTILEKITPGKDNALVMCNGKVYFVARKNSEIAKDVLICEGEKRGILSISPALPASSALASTSSKPDPKPSVSEVIDLCDDDDEETSTCLGGAPGNLPTASQTEADESDEESNVIFVSYIPPKTSAKAASSDSQKACEEHAEQRRKSVTQKKGENVAYAEVDSDSGIDNLSDVMMDELVKENDVADKNLSFVSESVNIEEEKEVVNESSSEARCQDNAVVIEYARVLEQPQNLCNPTTENIEKAFKNAVPSHQPKSDRELRKEFGITSYIQICLQKTKPTVASDQQKERLIINKRTLDGLRKVIQDSKLQSKIQQMIQAPHPKTEEDEVLKAKRQKQEQEETENTPVLSTTNTIHISECSDIPMGSSLVSKTCQEEVCSPSESAANKDHTRSEMAADVSGSTCGLTPSLPQKAPQTASPLFSPFPARNVPPRLKKGKMCTACPCGTILGASESTSSHEKTNPCTDSNKGTKTICSNKPPGENCQAQKPQAKDPVKKSEKKPSGKSPLKDLAPLESSISETLLNVSSVNVTSSAAAVGTNQTAEAPSVQPEISNMWSRNTNAETSQQNTGQCESDSNYTSMPLSKNNLGPKMDKFPMQELYSLETLDAEEIKRLERIKRLKDLLKEKEAALQRMQNMNI
- the lrif1 gene encoding ligand-dependent nuclear receptor-interacting factor 1 isoform X2, which encodes MPAVGPDGKNVMKLIPVQKVNGQFYPTSLNSYRDNVDLQLKAYAKPVHPPNASTSQTQPRLPSLQATADGRYVLKTSPEVRTLSNLVRTQQGGTNNLIIHNPKQVHISPSAHSVSQYTVQLSPQPSPKSMTAVQTLPVTIKSPVLPNGHFLEIPPNAKVRTMPATALPQSIKCRILNSVNNISNPDKTPPTVVLVSPVNSVRLNSNQQVVSLPKQSQVQKTLSLNPPTNLQNPVCVPKTNEVNTPIKWVIQEGTGASARCLIPVSSQNVNSDSVKTVTHVNSNEIAASKPTVPQTILEKITPGKDNALVMCNGKVYFVARKNSEIAKDVLICEGEKRGILSISPALPASSALASTSSKPDPKPSVSEVIDLCDDDDEETSTCLGGAPGNLPTASQTEADESDEESNVIFVSYIPPKTSAKAASSDSQKACEEHAEQRRKSVTQKKGENVAYAEVDSDSGIDNLSDVMMDELVKENDVADKNLSFVSESVNIEEEKEVVNESSSEARCQDNAVVIEYARVLEQPQNLCNPTTENIEKAFKNAVPSHQPKSDRELRKEFGITSYIQICLQKTKPTVASDQQKERLIINKRTLDGLRKVIQDSKLQSKIQQMIQAPHPKTEEDEVLKAKRQKQEQEETENTPVLSTTNTIHISECSDIPMGSSLVSKTCQEEVCSPSESAANKDHTRSEMAADVSGSTCGLTPSLPQKAPQTASPLFSPFPARNVPPRLKKGKMCTACPCGTILGASESTSSHEKTNPCTDSNKGTKTICSNKPPGENCQAQKPQAKDPVKKSEKKPSGKSPLKDLAPLESSISETLLNVSSVNVTSSAAAVGTNQTAEAPSVQPEISNMWSRNTNAETSQQNTGQCESDSNYTSMPLSKNNLGPKMDKFPMQELYSLETLDAEEIKRLERIKRLKDLLKEKEAALQRMQNMNI
- the apex2 gene encoding DNA-(apurinic or apyrimidinic site) endonuclease 2 (The RefSeq protein has 9 substitutions compared to this genomic sequence), with protein sequence MKIVTWNINGIRTFKNGIKKILDSFDADIICVQETKVTRDLLDEKTAIVDGYNSYFSFSRGRSGYSGVATYCKDAATPFLAEEGLTGLLSNQGAVIGCYGDQVELTSEELLALDNEGRAVITQHHFIGQDGLQKLTVINVYCPRADPDKPERKEFKLQFYRLLQCRAEAILSSGSHVIILGDVNTSHRPIDHCDPDDVDNFEDNPGRKWLDQFLFETAENSENGNAADEPAEDFQESASGGKFVDSFRYFHPKRSNAFTCWSTLTGARQTNYGTRIDYIFSNHSLVKTFFIGVDIMPEVEGSDHCPVWAQLSCTLQSSPRCPPVCTRHMPEFIGRQQKLSRFLFKIPEKQNISNSSEKSLPGSQDAGEIRENLNPVVQKQNVGKKRPTDREDTNAHKSKKSKTTKTESNAKGSLLAFFKPKQTQLIPTKEKQIESCQDGPGTGSNSKICPSDLQNDMNVSKLLEMETENQDEVEGESTSMDKPNDCKKGPCTGFWKAVLHGPPQPPLCKSHNEPCVLRTVKKAGPNLGRQFFVCARPQGHASNPQARCNFFAWVEKGK